From the genome of Neodiprion pinetum isolate iyNeoPine1 chromosome 3, iyNeoPine1.2, whole genome shotgun sequence, one region includes:
- the ChAT gene encoding choline O-acetyltransferase isoform X4 translates to MYLSVPLPLPINSNPGLVLQPKKFTNQREAACFLAKFLNGLFDYQELADRDELPVERLRSTDGKPGQPLCMMQHYKLFSKYRRPGKELDEQLVLDRASSGNHVIVVNHNQFYSVPVRASDRGRLTEAELTQQILKIMEIPADPRTPPVGVLTAARRPFWAAAREELAKNDSNRRNLELLERCLCIICLDDDVLPTTFNDSIGKKREVGHWIGDRDETNLFHHALHGGGSRHLGANRWYDKTLQFFLGKDGAWGVNYEHSAAEAPAVFGIIESIESQIAAMSPPDENTIPSHLPAPEKLEWQLSEQSLNDIRDAMTSFDAMVEDLDLCVFHFTEYNKDFIKSCKVSPDVYIQLVLQLTYFRLHGTSVATYESAGLRRFALGRVDCIRSASVEALAWAKAMCQGDPGDQPPLSAVQQEEGAKRVQFTIYSDQKIRQLFQLAVKRQTKEMNDNVSGHGIDNHLLGLRESAKQAGDPVPELFTDEAYRRINRFALSTSQITTLNDIMAGYGPVVPEGYGCAYNFRKNGVLFYISAFHSDGRTSTSRFAKALESSLRATAAMLQDSPK, encoded by the exons ATGTACCTCTCCGTTCCTCTGCCACTGCCCATCAACAGCAATCCTGGACTGGTTCTTCAACCGAAGAAATTCACAAATCAACGAGAAGCCGCCTGCTTTTTAgccaaatttttaaacggaCTATTCGACTATCAAGAACTAGCGGACAG GGACGAATTGCCAGTAGAGCGGCTGAGATCAACCGATGGAAAACCCGGACAACCTTTGTGCATGATGCAGCATTACAAGCTCTTTAGCAAATATCGTCGTCCAGGAAAAGAATTGGATGAGCAGCTGGTACTGGACAGAGCATCGTCCGGTAATCACGTCATCGTTGTAAATCACAATCAG TTTTACAGCGTTCCGGTAAGGGCTTCCGACAGAGGTCGTTTGACGGAGGCAGAATTGACccaacaaattttaaaaataatggaaatacCAGCTGACCCGAGAACGCCGCCGGTTGGAGTATTGACAGCAGCAAGAAGGCCCTTTTGGGCAGCCGCAAGGGAGGAATTGGCCAAAA ACGATTCAAACAGACGTAATCTGGAGCTGCTGGAGCGTTGCTTGTGCATCATTTGTCTCGACGATGACGTGCTTCCCACCACGTTCAATGACTCAATTGGTAAAAAAAGGGAGGTCGGGCACTGGATCGGTGACAGAGACGAAACGAACCTATTCCATCACGCGTTGCATGGCGGGGGCTCGAGACACCTGGGGGCCAATCGTTGGTACGACAAAACGCTGCAATTCTTCTTGGGGAAG GATGGAGCTTGGGGAGTGAATTATGAACACTCAGCGGCCGAGGCACCGGCAGTATTTGGAATAATCGAAAGCATCGAGAGCCAGATAGCCGCGATGTCGCCACCGGATGAGAACACCATTCCCAGTCATCTTCCGGCTCCGGAAAAGCTGGAATGGCAGCTGTCCGAGCAAAGTTTGAATGACATCAGAGATGCGATGACTTCGTTCGACGC AATGGTCGAAGACCTTGACCTCTGCGTCTTTCACTTTACGGAGTACAACAAGGACTTCATAAAGTCCTGCAAAGTCAGTCCGGACGTCTATATCCAGCTAGTTTTGCAGCTGACTTACTTCAG ACTGCATGGTACCTCGGTGGCAACTTACGAGAGCGCTGGGCTTCGGAGATTTGCCTTGGGGAGGGTTGATTGCATCCGATCAGCGAGTGTCGAAGCACTGGCTTGGGCCAAAGCGATGTGTCAAGGTGACCCTGGCGACCAACCTCCGCTATCCGCCGTGCAGCAAGAGGAAGGCGCCAAAAGAGTACAGTTCACCATTTACAGT gACCAAAAGATACGTCAGCTCTTTCAACTCGCTGTCAAACGCCAGACCAAGGAAATGAACGATAACGTTTCCGGTCATGGAATTGACAACCACCTTCTGGGGCTACGCGAGTCAGCAAAACAAGCCGGCGATCCAGTTCCGGAGTTGTTCACGGACGAGGCTTACCGAAGAATCAACCGTTTTGCACTGTCCACGTCACAA ATAACCACGCTGAACGATATAATGGCCGGATATGGACCGGTAGTTCCAGAGGGATACGGCTGCGCCTACAACTTCCGGAAAAATGGTGTATTATTTTACATCTCCGCTTTTCACAGCGACGGCCGTACAAGCACGTCTCGATTCGCTAAGGCTCTTGAATCTAGCCTGCGAGCAACAGCCGCCATGTTACAGGATTCCCCCAAGTAA